One genomic region from Apodemus sylvaticus chromosome 1, mApoSyl1.1, whole genome shotgun sequence encodes:
- the Bloc1s3 gene encoding biogenesis of lysosome-related organelles complex 1 subunit 3, which translates to MASSQGRRRRLGTVVPGEAAETDSELSASSSEEELYLGPSGPTRGRPTGLRVAGEAAETDSEPEPEPAAAPGDLPPLVVQRDAVETWGTEETPAMAPARSLLQLRLAESQTRLDHDVAAAVSGVYRRAGRDVAALAGRLAAAQATGLAAAHSVRLARGDLCALAERLDIVAGCRLLPDIRGVPGVEPEQDPGPRA; encoded by the coding sequence ATGGCGTCGTCCCAGGGTCGGCGGAGAAGGCTGGGGACGGTGGTACCTGGGGAAGCGGCGGAGACCGACTCGGAGCTGTCTGCGTCCTCGTCGGAGGAGGAGCTCTACCTGGGTCCGTCGGGCCCTACGCGCGGCCGCCCCACGGGGCTGCGTGTGGCCGGGGAGGCGGCGGAGACCGACTCGGAGCCCGAGCCCGAGCCCGCGGCCGCGCCGGGAGACCTGCCCCCGCTCGTGGTGCAGCGCGACGCGGTGGAGACGTGGGGCACGGAGGAGACGCCGGCCATGGCGCCCGCGCGCTCGCTGCTGCAGCTCCGCTTGGCCGAGAGCCAGACGCGCCTGGACCACGACGTGGCGGCTGCGGTGAGCGGCGTGTACCGCCGCGCGGGTCGCGATGTGGCCGCCCTGGCCGGGAGGCTGGCGGCCGCTCAGGCCACCGGGTTGGCAGCCGCCCACAGCGTGCGTCTGGCGCGCGGGGACCTCTGCGCGCTCGCCGAGCGCCTGGACATCGTGGCTGGCTGTCGCCTGCTACCGGACATTCGAGGGGTGCCGGGCGTCGAGCCCGAGCAGGACCCGGGGCCGAGAGCCTAG
- the Trappc6a gene encoding trafficking protein particle complex subunit 6A isoform X3: MADAVLFEFLHTEMVAELWVPDPDPGSGGKKTSLSVLEGLGFRVGQALGERLPRETLAFREELDALKFLCRDLWAAMFHKHMDSLRTNHQGTYVLQDNSFPLLITMGSGPQYREEAPKFLAFTCGLLCGALHTLGFRSLVTASVASLPACKFQVVIQKS, translated from the exons ATGGCGGACGCGGTGCTATTCGAGTTTCTGCACACCGAGATGGTGGCGGAGCTGTGGGTCCCGGACCCGGACCCTGGCTCGGGG GGGAAGAAGACGAGCCTGTCGGTCCTGGAGGGCCTGGGCTTCCGCGTGGGCCAGGCGCTGGGTGAGAG GCTGCCCCGGGAGACACTGGCCTTTAGGGAGGAGCTCGATGCCCTCAAGTTCCTGTGCAGAGATCTGTGGGCGGCCATGTTCCACAAGCACATGGACAGCCTCCGCACCAACCACCAG GGGACCTATGTGCTGCAGGACAATAGCTTTCCCCTCCTCATCACCATGGGCTCGGGGCCGCAGTACCGAGAGGAAGCCCCCAAG ttCCTGGCCTTCACCTGCGGCCTTCTGTGTGGCGCCCTCCATACGCTGGGCTTCCGGAGTCTGGTCACCGCCTCCGTGGCTTCCCTGCCCGCCT